One part of the Sorangiineae bacterium MSr11954 genome encodes these proteins:
- a CDS encoding CDP-alcohol phosphatidyltransferase family protein, whose amino-acid sequence MIDLVSSLALLSLLVAVVAAYGVRLVLRGEAHYARVDAAGSSPLLGRRLMEMAYWSLQPIARFCQRLGMGPNAISFISMGLALVAATALAFGHFGVAAVITAVASLGDALDGLVARNTGVASDAGEVLDATIDRYFEGVFLSGLAIFYRDDAILLALVLAALLGSFMVSYATAKAEACHAEVPRGWMRRQERAVYLNVGITIVPIVAALAPTGASIAWAKVPMFAVLGIVAFFSNVSAIRRLYALTVSLRRRDLEKAGQAEKNEPKAAAPTPPAPTPTPISAAAAAVSSIRTNVDRRAS is encoded by the coding sequence GTGATCGACCTCGTTTCCTCGCTCGCACTGCTGTCTCTGCTCGTGGCGGTGGTCGCCGCCTACGGCGTGCGGCTCGTTTTGCGCGGCGAGGCGCACTATGCGCGCGTCGATGCGGCGGGCTCGTCACCGCTCCTGGGTCGCCGGCTCATGGAGATGGCCTATTGGTCCCTCCAGCCCATCGCGCGATTTTGCCAGCGCCTCGGCATGGGCCCGAACGCCATCTCGTTCATCTCCATGGGCCTCGCCCTGGTGGCCGCGACGGCCTTGGCGTTTGGGCACTTTGGCGTGGCGGCCGTCATCACCGCGGTCGCCTCCTTGGGCGATGCGCTCGATGGCCTGGTCGCGCGCAACACGGGGGTCGCCTCCGACGCAGGCGAGGTCCTCGACGCGACCATCGACCGCTACTTCGAGGGCGTTTTCCTCTCGGGGCTCGCCATCTTCTACCGTGACGACGCGATCCTGCTCGCCCTCGTGCTCGCCGCGCTGCTCGGCTCCTTCATGGTGAGCTACGCCACCGCCAAGGCCGAGGCCTGCCACGCGGAGGTCCCCCGCGGCTGGATGCGCCGGCAAGAGCGCGCCGTTTACCTCAATGTCGGCATCACCATCGTGCCCATCGTGGCCGCGCTCGCCCCGACCGGCGCGAGCATCGCGTGGGCCAAGGTGCCCATGTTCGCCGTCCTTGGAATCGTCGCCTTCTTCTCCAACGTGAGCGCCATCCGGCGCCTTTACGCCCTCACCGTCTCGCTTCGCCGCCGCGACCTCGAGAAGGCGGGACAAGCCGAGAAGAACGAGCCGAAAGCCGCGGCCCCCACGCCGCCCGCGCCCACGCCCACGCCCATCTCGGCGGCGGCGGCGGCGGTGTCGAGCATTCGCACCAATGTGGATCGGCGGGCTTCATGA
- a CDS encoding Gfo/Idh/MocA family oxidoreductase codes for MDRRPLRGAIIGYGFISERGHAPAYKALANKGASPLEIVAVVDTCAARRERARTEMPGVRIYESADALFALEDGRLDFVDITAPPSEHAPLALRALDRGLHVLCEKPLATTADAARAMLARARRVGRVLYPCHNYRHAPVIKAVRRALDADRIGRVSMVTLQTFRSTHARGVPEFRPDWRREKRWSGGGIAMDHGSHTFYLAFDWLGAYPTAITAKMSTLGPYDTEDNLSCAISFPGATASAHLSWTAGVRKVIYTLHGERGAIRVEDDDVEVNVMTSREGEPHRWQTLRDSIPSDWMDASHVIWFESLLGDFAHAIDIGEHVGKSAEDSLRCVELITRAYQSAMEGSRELPLGDAPRLSRPGRPAVSVAR; via the coding sequence ATGGATCGTCGACCTCTGCGTGGGGCGATCATTGGCTACGGCTTCATTTCCGAGCGTGGCCATGCTCCGGCGTACAAAGCGCTCGCGAATAAGGGCGCGTCGCCGTTGGAAATCGTGGCCGTAGTCGATACGTGTGCAGCCCGACGCGAAAGGGCGCGCACGGAGATGCCGGGGGTTCGCATCTACGAGAGCGCCGACGCATTGTTTGCGCTCGAGGACGGGCGCCTCGATTTCGTCGACATCACCGCGCCGCCTTCGGAGCACGCGCCCTTGGCCCTGCGCGCCCTCGACCGCGGCCTGCACGTCCTCTGTGAGAAGCCACTGGCCACGACGGCCGACGCCGCCCGCGCCATGCTGGCGCGGGCACGTCGCGTCGGTCGGGTGCTCTACCCCTGCCACAATTACCGGCACGCTCCGGTGATCAAGGCCGTGCGCCGCGCCCTCGACGCCGATCGCATCGGTCGTGTGTCGATGGTCACCTTGCAAACATTTCGTAGCACCCATGCCCGCGGTGTCCCGGAGTTCCGCCCCGATTGGCGGCGCGAGAAGCGGTGGTCGGGCGGCGGCATCGCCATGGACCACGGCAGCCACACCTTCTACCTCGCCTTCGACTGGCTGGGCGCATACCCGACCGCCATCACCGCCAAGATGTCGACCCTCGGCCCGTACGACACCGAGGACAATCTGAGCTGCGCCATCAGCTTCCCCGGCGCCACCGCCAGCGCGCACCTCTCGTGGACGGCCGGCGTGCGCAAAGTCATTTACACCCTGCACGGTGAGCGCGGCGCCATCCGGGTCGAGGACGACGACGTCGAGGTGAATGTCATGACCTCGCGCGAAGGCGAGCCGCACAGGTGGCAGACCCTCCGCGACAGCATCCCCTCCGACTGGATGGATGCGAGCCACGTCATCTGGTTCGAGTCGCTGCTCGGCGACTTCGCCCACGCCATCGACATCGGCGAGCACGTTGGCAAGTCCGCGGAGGACAGCCTCCGCTGCGTCGAGCTCATTACGCGCGCCTACCAGTCCGCCATGGAAGGCTCGCGCGAGCTCCCGCTCGGTGACGCGCCGCGTTTGAGCCGCCCCGGCCGCCCGGCGGTCTCCGTCGCGCGGTAG
- a CDS encoding GtrA family protein yields the protein MNRTMEARTRPGPSTLHLLGRHQMASIVATAIDFGTMTVLVELGVLSPAIATLVGAAFGAVVNFLLGRRIFRATGGSAAPQAVRYALVSSASAGFNSLGVFVLHHQAGLQYLLARVAVSILVSILWNFPLHRHFVFRDRGAST from the coding sequence ATGAATCGAACCATGGAAGCGCGCACCCGCCCTGGACCGAGCACGTTGCACCTGCTCGGGCGACACCAAATGGCCTCGATCGTGGCAACGGCGATCGACTTCGGCACCATGACCGTGCTCGTCGAGCTTGGCGTTCTGTCCCCGGCCATCGCCACCTTGGTGGGCGCAGCGTTCGGCGCCGTCGTCAATTTTCTCCTGGGCCGGCGCATCTTTCGCGCGACGGGTGGTTCGGCGGCGCCGCAGGCCGTGCGCTACGCCCTCGTATCGTCGGCGAGCGCGGGGTTCAACTCGCTCGGCGTGTTCGTGCTCCACCACCAAGCGGGCTTGCAATACCTCCTTGCGCGGGTGGCCGTATCCATTCTCGTCAGCATCCTCTGGAATTTCCCCCTGCATCGTCACTTCGTTTTTCGTGATCGAGGCGCTTCGACATGA
- a CDS encoding glycerate kinase has translation MSLRAALQSAFREALRALDFAGAVRRELADPQHAPAEGGRVFAAAVGKAAPQMMQGARDAWGARIARALVVCPDQTPCALEEGPELAVIRAGHPLPDARSVDAGARLLELARQTTARDTLLVLVSGGASALACAPNEDIGFATKLSLTHALLGAGATIVEFNTVRRHVSRLKGGGLTRAARGSVLALLASDVIGGAPHDIGSGPAAPDPTTVDDARALLHRYAPAFASLPLAESLKAADSDAARARHVIVVEPELLVEYGVRALEPWHLSAVRLAPSMASVTDLAAEYAQLAQSLAPGQAYVRVAEPSLRIDAPNPGRGGRSGHLAALVGADLPPGVAFLAGASDGADGTSNAAGAAVDTSFLSVVSKAHHAEHVARFDTAALHEAAGTAIVTGPTGVNLCDLHILAREL, from the coding sequence GTGAGCCTGCGCGCCGCCCTGCAATCGGCGTTTCGCGAGGCGCTGCGCGCGCTCGACTTCGCCGGTGCGGTCCGGCGGGAGCTCGCGGATCCGCAGCACGCGCCGGCGGAGGGCGGGCGCGTCTTTGCGGCGGCCGTGGGGAAGGCGGCGCCGCAAATGATGCAAGGTGCACGCGATGCGTGGGGCGCGCGCATCGCTCGGGCGCTGGTCGTGTGCCCGGACCAAACCCCGTGCGCGCTGGAGGAGGGACCCGAGCTCGCGGTCATTCGCGCGGGGCACCCTCTCCCCGATGCGCGGAGCGTGGATGCTGGCGCGCGGCTCCTCGAGCTGGCGCGGCAAACGACAGCGCGCGATACGCTGCTCGTGCTGGTGTCGGGCGGCGCGTCGGCGCTGGCGTGCGCGCCGAACGAGGACATCGGCTTCGCGACGAAGCTCTCGCTGACCCATGCCCTGCTCGGCGCGGGTGCCACCATCGTAGAGTTCAACACCGTGCGCCGGCACGTCTCGCGCCTCAAAGGCGGAGGGCTCACGCGCGCGGCGCGCGGCTCGGTGCTGGCGCTGCTCGCGAGCGACGTCATCGGCGGTGCGCCGCACGACATCGGCTCCGGGCCCGCCGCGCCCGATCCGACGACCGTGGACGATGCGCGCGCGCTGCTGCACCGCTACGCGCCGGCGTTTGCGTCGCTGCCGCTGGCGGAGTCGCTGAAGGCTGCGGACTCGGACGCGGCGCGCGCGCGGCACGTCATCGTCGTCGAGCCGGAGCTTCTGGTCGAATACGGTGTGCGCGCATTGGAGCCATGGCACCTCTCCGCGGTGCGGCTCGCACCATCGATGGCCTCGGTGACCGACCTCGCCGCAGAGTATGCGCAGCTCGCGCAGTCGCTCGCGCCCGGGCAGGCGTACGTGCGGGTGGCCGAGCCTTCGCTCCGCATCGACGCACCGAACCCCGGGCGGGGCGGGCGCTCGGGTCATTTGGCGGCGTTGGTCGGGGCCGACCTTCCGCCCGGCGTTGCGTTTTTGGCGGGCGCATCGGACGGTGCCGATGGAACGAGCAACGCGGCAGGCGCCGCGGTCGATACATCGTTTCTCTCCGTCGTGTCGAAAGCGCACCACGCGGAGCATGTTGCGCGGTTCGACACGGCGGCGCTGCACGAAGCGGCGGGCACGGCGATCGTGACCGGGCCGACGGGGGTGAATCTATGCGACCTACACATTTTGGCCCGGGAGCTCTAA
- a CDS encoding DMT family transporter, giving the protein MSNLESAAGSTALPEVVARGNGTRGNPWEWALIGVTAIWGWTFVTVHDAVAQIAVSTFLAYRFTVATVVMALALLPVLRQLTKKELVGGIAAGTILFAAYAFQTAGLLSTTPSNAGFITGLSVVFTPIFAFVLLRIKPLAQQVAGAALAAVGLALLTMRGLEVHRGDALVLCCAIAFALHILILSRVSPGAHPGRLTLVQLATVGVLSTLWAGGAGELVLPPNGQVWLALSVTAVIASSFAFFIQTKAQATTPANRIALILTLEPVFGGLFGYWLSGDRLTPTNLVGAALILMATIVTELRWRRDL; this is encoded by the coding sequence GTGAGCAATCTGGAATCCGCAGCTGGCTCCACAGCTCTCCCCGAGGTCGTGGCCCGAGGTAACGGAACGCGTGGTAACCCCTGGGAGTGGGCGCTGATTGGCGTCACCGCCATCTGGGGATGGACCTTCGTCACGGTCCACGACGCCGTCGCGCAGATCGCCGTTTCGACCTTCCTCGCGTACCGCTTTACGGTGGCGACCGTGGTGATGGCGCTCGCTCTTTTGCCGGTGCTGCGCCAGCTCACGAAGAAGGAGCTCGTGGGCGGCATCGCCGCGGGGACCATCCTCTTTGCGGCTTACGCCTTCCAAACCGCGGGGCTTCTGAGCACGACCCCGTCGAACGCGGGCTTCATCACCGGCTTATCGGTCGTCTTCACCCCCATTTTCGCGTTCGTCCTTTTGCGCATCAAGCCGCTCGCGCAACAAGTCGCCGGCGCCGCCCTCGCGGCCGTCGGCCTCGCGCTCCTTACGATGCGCGGCCTCGAAGTGCACCGCGGCGACGCGCTGGTCCTCTGCTGCGCCATTGCCTTTGCGCTGCACATCCTCATCCTGAGCCGCGTGAGCCCCGGCGCCCATCCCGGGCGTCTTACCCTCGTTCAATTGGCCACCGTCGGCGTGCTGAGCACCCTCTGGGCGGGCGGCGCCGGCGAGCTGGTGTTGCCGCCGAATGGGCAGGTGTGGCTGGCCCTCTCGGTCACGGCGGTCATCGCCTCGTCGTTCGCGTTCTTCATCCAAACCAAGGCGCAAGCCACGACCCCGGCGAACCGCATCGCGCTGATCCTCACCCTCGAACCGGTGTTCGGGGGCCTCTTCGGCTACTGGCTCTCGGGCGACCGCCTCACCCCGACCAACTTGGTCGGGGCGGCGCTCATCTTGATGGCGACCATCGTCACCGAGCTGCGCTGGCGTCGCGATCTTTAG
- a CDS encoding aspartate aminotransferase family protein yields the protein MTATPKNQKVHLKTLVPGPRSTVLRQREDEHVAPGLQGYAVMAGIAVERAEGSAVTDVDGNTFLDFIGGIGVGALGHSHPGVVKAITDQVARASVGSFTSESRVELLERVAKHPPALGVHRLQLYSSGAEAVESALRLAKSHTKKSEFVSFWGGFHGKTMGVLSLMGSTFKEGLGPMVPGAHILPYADCYRCPFGTTYPSCGLACVEHGRKQLKNASTNAIAAFVIEPMQGTAGNVVPPDDFLPAVRELAKEHDALFLADEMITGFGRTGRFWGVDHSGVKPDIVTLGKAFGGGFPLSGVLTTDAISQAKPWSIPSGSSSSYGGNPLAAAAGVAALRAIDEDGLVENAREVGAAMLEELTAFVDEYPFVGHVRGRGLFMGVELVADKKTKQPLSRTVTRRIFDECVRRGLLTMAYAPSFRIQPALTIDHQTAKNGIAVLREVFDEAKRTNLWGLT from the coding sequence ATGACGGCAACACCCAAGAATCAAAAAGTCCACTTGAAGACCCTCGTTCCCGGCCCGCGGAGCACGGTGCTGCGGCAACGCGAGGATGAGCATGTGGCCCCGGGCCTGCAAGGCTATGCCGTAATGGCAGGTATCGCGGTCGAGCGCGCCGAAGGGAGCGCGGTGACCGACGTCGATGGAAATACGTTCCTCGATTTCATTGGCGGCATCGGTGTCGGCGCCCTCGGCCATAGCCATCCCGGCGTCGTCAAAGCCATCACCGACCAGGTCGCGCGCGCATCGGTCGGCTCGTTCACCTCCGAGTCGCGGGTCGAGCTCCTCGAGCGGGTCGCCAAGCACCCCCCGGCCCTCGGCGTTCACCGTCTTCAACTGTACTCGAGCGGCGCCGAGGCGGTGGAGAGCGCCCTCCGCCTGGCCAAGAGCCACACGAAGAAGAGCGAGTTCGTCTCGTTCTGGGGCGGCTTCCACGGCAAGACCATGGGCGTCTTGTCGCTCATGGGATCGACCTTCAAAGAGGGCCTGGGCCCCATGGTCCCCGGCGCGCACATCCTGCCGTACGCGGATTGTTACCGCTGTCCCTTCGGTACGACGTACCCCTCGTGCGGCCTCGCCTGCGTCGAGCACGGGCGCAAGCAGCTGAAAAACGCCTCGACGAACGCCATCGCCGCCTTCGTCATCGAGCCGATGCAGGGTACCGCCGGCAATGTCGTCCCGCCCGACGATTTCCTCCCCGCGGTGCGCGAGCTCGCCAAGGAGCACGACGCGCTCTTTCTGGCCGACGAGATGATCACCGGCTTTGGCCGGACGGGTCGCTTCTGGGGCGTCGATCACTCGGGCGTGAAGCCGGACATCGTCACCCTCGGCAAGGCCTTCGGCGGCGGCTTTCCCCTCAGCGGCGTTCTCACCACCGACGCCATCTCCCAAGCAAAGCCGTGGTCGATTCCATCGGGCTCGTCCTCGAGCTACGGCGGAAATCCACTCGCGGCGGCGGCCGGCGTCGCGGCCTTGCGCGCCATCGACGAGGACGGTTTGGTCGAGAACGCGCGCGAGGTCGGCGCGGCCATGCTCGAGGAGCTCACCGCCTTCGTCGACGAGTACCCGTTCGTGGGACACGTGCGCGGACGCGGCCTCTTCATGGGCGTGGAGCTCGTGGCGGACAAGAAGACCAAGCAGCCGCTCTCGCGCACCGTCACCCGCCGCATTTTCGATGAGTGTGTTCGCCGCGGCCTGCTCACCATGGCGTACGCCCCGAGCTTCCGCATTCAGCCGGCGCTCACCATCGACCATCAAACGGCCAAGAACGGCATCGCCGTTCTGCGCGAAGTGTTCGACGAGGCCAAGCGAACCAATCTGTGGGGTCTCACGTGA
- a CDS encoding TetR/AcrR family transcriptional regulator → MAILDATEEVMSEAGVEAFSLNAVAARAGIAVGTIYNHFRDRDELIRQLFLTRRAQMFAEVDSVLKEAQKLPFRDKLTAFVRVVLQHFDNRHDFLSIVLQTEHLGLQCLDRIKSSDSPERSAMLRIQEQAAEIVKAGLKEKVLRLESADLYPALLMGVVRAILLDRIDARARPVAEEAERVVDLFLRGAGAGPRTRTRT, encoded by the coding sequence ATGGCGATATTGGACGCCACTGAAGAGGTGATGTCCGAAGCGGGGGTCGAAGCCTTCAGCCTGAACGCCGTTGCAGCGCGCGCAGGAATTGCTGTGGGCACGATCTACAACCATTTCCGCGATCGGGACGAGCTCATACGGCAGCTTTTCCTCACCCGCCGCGCCCAAATGTTCGCGGAAGTGGATTCCGTATTGAAGGAAGCGCAAAAATTGCCGTTTCGCGACAAGCTCACGGCATTTGTTCGCGTCGTCTTACAGCACTTCGACAACCGGCACGATTTTCTCTCCATCGTGCTGCAGACCGAGCATCTCGGCCTTCAATGTTTGGACCGCATCAAATCGTCCGATTCACCCGAGCGCTCGGCGATGTTGCGGATTCAAGAGCAGGCGGCGGAGATCGTCAAAGCGGGGCTCAAGGAAAAAGTGCTCCGCCTGGAGTCGGCAGACCTGTATCCGGCCCTACTCATGGGTGTCGTGCGCGCGATACTGCTCGACCGCATCGACGCGCGTGCCCGCCCGGTGGCGGAGGAGGCGGAGCGCGTGGTCGACTTGTTTTTGCGCGGCGCAGGCGCGGGCCCCCGCACGAGGACACGCACGTGA
- a CDS encoding phosphatase PAP2 family protein codes for MNVAPPRESGSIPTAAWRHIRALWPRWTWWLPPVPFVLDSIMNASLGALRWDHILILVVVVGLAYGNAFTKKLCVGLYPMGLVALLYDSMRLVQHVGIDASTVHLCDLRALELRWFGLDLAGTRITLHDYFQQHASLGLDVLCAIPYGTFLFYCIAFSGYLFMRDFRAMQRFTWGWLALNVIGFTTYHLYPAAPPWYFHTHGCAVDLFAKASEGPNLARVDALFGMTYFHGLYGRASDVFGAVPSLHVAYPLLVVLEGWSRFRTRGRAFTLGFFLLMCFSAIYLDHHWVIDVMVGLTYAIFTFGLIRVLGRVLRRPGSDDGDGFERLEPASLAGEVRAFGKIQEPEIQETRS; via the coding sequence GTGAACGTCGCGCCGCCTCGAGAATCCGGGTCGATCCCGACGGCGGCCTGGCGTCATATCCGCGCGCTCTGGCCGCGATGGACGTGGTGGCTGCCGCCGGTGCCCTTCGTCCTCGACTCCATCATGAACGCGTCGCTGGGCGCGCTGCGTTGGGACCACATCCTGATTCTGGTTGTGGTGGTGGGGCTTGCATATGGCAATGCCTTCACCAAGAAGCTCTGCGTAGGGCTCTACCCAATGGGCCTCGTCGCCCTACTTTACGATTCGATGCGCCTGGTTCAACACGTGGGGATCGATGCCAGCACTGTGCATCTGTGTGACCTACGTGCCCTTGAGCTGCGTTGGTTTGGCCTCGATCTGGCCGGTACACGCATCACCCTGCACGACTATTTCCAGCAGCACGCGAGCCTCGGGCTCGACGTGCTTTGCGCCATTCCGTACGGCACCTTCCTCTTCTATTGCATCGCCTTCTCCGGCTACCTGTTCATGCGCGATTTTCGCGCCATGCAGCGTTTCACCTGGGGCTGGCTGGCGCTGAATGTGATTGGGTTTACGACCTATCACCTCTATCCGGCGGCGCCCCCGTGGTATTTCCACACCCACGGTTGTGCGGTGGACCTTTTCGCCAAGGCGAGCGAAGGCCCCAACCTGGCGCGGGTCGACGCTCTGTTCGGCATGACCTACTTCCACGGCCTGTACGGTCGTGCGAGCGATGTGTTCGGTGCGGTCCCGTCGCTGCACGTGGCCTATCCGCTCTTGGTGGTGCTCGAGGGCTGGTCTCGATTTCGCACGCGCGGACGGGCCTTCACCCTCGGGTTCTTTTTGCTCATGTGCTTTTCGGCCATCTACCTCGATCACCACTGGGTCATCGACGTCATGGTCGGCCTTACGTATGCGATCTTCACCTTCGGCTTGATTCGGGTCCTCGGCAGGGTCCTGCGTCGCCCCGGAAGTGACGACGGGGATGGTTTCGAGCGGCTCGAGCCCGCGTCTTTGGCAGGCGAAGTCCGCGCGTTTGGGAAAATCCAGGAGCCGGAAATCCAGGAGACACGATCATGA
- a CDS encoding HD domain-containing protein, with the protein MILRDPVHGLVSFETDEERVVELLMDTPEMQRLRRVRQLGVTSLAFPGAEHTRFAHAVGAAFVMKALLARLRAIQSDIPFWQQVTTDRARDALAAALLHDVGHGPLSHLFEHSIPGTPHHEVWTERIVLDPSTGVHQCLSALDPAMPERVAALVRGEHPLPYLAKAVSGTFDVDRCDYLLRDAHATGVRYGVYDLDWLLRSLRFAPASHSSSAPALAIDGAKGLPAIEAFLLARLFMFQQVYLHKATRSAEWMIRAILARAASRIMDGERLPYVPRAIELAAHGESIGLGDYLELDDAVLTFSMHAWESAKDPVLADLSRRVRNRALFKTLELFGEQASLAGRERAHEEARAIAEARGLDPDAYVGLDVATDTPFGAEPDPLLVVFAKGPARHLSDVSFLLARLAGQVLSRVRLIFAPELRDDITRAIAG; encoded by the coding sequence ATGATCTTGCGCGATCCCGTTCATGGTCTCGTGTCGTTCGAAACCGACGAAGAACGCGTCGTCGAGCTTTTGATGGACACCCCGGAGATGCAGCGCCTGCGGCGGGTGCGGCAGCTCGGGGTCACGTCGCTGGCCTTTCCCGGCGCCGAACACACCCGATTTGCCCACGCGGTGGGGGCCGCCTTCGTGATGAAGGCCCTGCTGGCGCGCCTTCGAGCCATTCAAAGCGACATCCCCTTTTGGCAGCAGGTCACGACCGATCGCGCCCGCGATGCGCTCGCTGCAGCGCTGCTGCACGACGTGGGACACGGGCCCCTATCGCACTTGTTCGAGCACTCCATCCCCGGCACCCCGCACCACGAGGTGTGGACCGAGCGCATCGTGCTCGATCCCTCGACCGGCGTGCACCAATGCCTGAGCGCGCTCGATCCGGCCATGCCCGAGCGGGTGGCGGCGCTGGTGCGCGGGGAGCATCCCCTCCCCTATTTGGCCAAGGCCGTGAGCGGCACCTTCGACGTCGACCGCTGCGACTACTTGCTGCGCGATGCCCACGCGACGGGCGTTCGCTATGGGGTGTACGACCTCGACTGGCTCCTTCGCAGCCTGCGCTTTGCCCCCGCCAGCCATAGCTCATCCGCACCTGCGCTGGCCATCGACGGCGCCAAAGGGCTCCCAGCCATCGAGGCGTTTCTGTTGGCCCGGCTCTTCATGTTCCAACAGGTGTACCTGCACAAGGCGACGCGCTCGGCGGAATGGATGATTCGTGCCATCCTCGCGCGGGCGGCCTCGCGCATCATGGATGGGGAGCGGCTGCCGTACGTGCCGCGCGCCATCGAGCTGGCCGCGCATGGGGAGTCGATTGGTTTGGGCGATTACCTGGAGCTCGACGACGCGGTGCTGACCTTTTCCATGCACGCGTGGGAGAGCGCCAAAGACCCGGTGCTGGCCGATCTCTCACGGCGCGTTCGGAACCGGGCGCTGTTCAAGACCTTGGAGCTCTTTGGCGAGCAAGCGAGCCTCGCGGGCCGCGAGCGCGCGCACGAAGAGGCGCGCGCCATCGCCGAAGCGCGCGGGCTCGATCCCGATGCCTACGTGGGCCTGGACGTAGCCACCGACACGCCCTTTGGCGCGGAGCCCGATCCGCTGCTGGTCGTCTTTGCCAAGGGCCCGGCGCGGCACCTCAGCGACGTTTCCTTTCTGCTCGCGCGGCTCGCCGGACAGGTCCTCTCGCGCGTGCGCCTCATTTTCGCCCCGGAGCTGCGCGACGACATTACGCGCGCCATCGCCGGATGA
- a CDS encoding DUF3047 domain-containing protein, translated as MQPLFRFDPSPRETHDGRKASVSRLGAMVPLLLAALAVVADAATASTAMAAEGGTPAAAPPAKADAAPAPAPAPRRVFWQEQFTKRPLPWLDPFDHDRDTLARVYSLRTEGAFNYLHAHYDGASKDRPPAMHYGQPFQQGPAPLDQVASLEWKWRVTRHPAAKSDAWEDCAAGIYVIIKQPSMIVGGRGFKFGWLAKPGPTGTHQHGLLQVPLRSDPAGPEWRQESVDLCALYRREYGACEGQKVLYVGVVTDGDGTKTLAEADYANFTLVAR; from the coding sequence ATGCAGCCTCTTTTCCGATTCGACCCGTCTCCCCGGGAGACCCACGACGGCCGTAAGGCCAGCGTGTCACGCCTCGGCGCCATGGTGCCGCTCCTTCTGGCCGCCCTCGCCGTCGTCGCCGATGCAGCCACCGCCTCCACGGCCATGGCTGCCGAAGGCGGTACCCCGGCGGCCGCGCCCCCCGCGAAGGCCGACGCCGCACCTGCGCCCGCGCCCGCACCTCGGCGCGTGTTCTGGCAGGAGCAATTCACCAAGCGCCCGCTCCCCTGGCTCGACCCGTTCGATCACGATCGCGACACCTTGGCGCGCGTCTATTCGTTGCGCACGGAGGGCGCCTTCAACTATCTGCACGCGCACTACGACGGCGCGTCGAAGGACCGACCGCCGGCGATGCACTACGGGCAGCCCTTTCAGCAGGGCCCCGCGCCGCTCGATCAAGTGGCGAGCCTCGAATGGAAATGGCGTGTCACCCGTCACCCCGCCGCCAAAAGCGACGCGTGGGAGGACTGCGCCGCCGGTATCTACGTCATCATCAAGCAGCCGTCGATGATCGTCGGCGGGCGCGGATTCAAATTCGGCTGGCTCGCCAAGCCGGGCCCCACCGGAACGCATCAACACGGCCTGCTCCAAGTGCCCCTGCGCAGCGATCCCGCGGGCCCCGAGTGGCGTCAAGAAAGCGTCGATCTCTGCGCGCTCTACCGGCGCGAATATGGCGCGTGCGAAGGACAAAAGGTCCTCTACGTCGGCGTCGTCACCGACGGCGACGGCACGAAAACCCTGGCGGAAGCCGACTACGCAAACTTCACGCTCGTAGCGCGTTAA
- a CDS encoding Uma2 family endonuclease, with protein sequence MVAARSPHFVPYEEFLAMEEASEGRHEWVDGVVYAMSRGTPEHGRLTGRVIGLVLTPLLAEGCELFASDTPIFIEAARHHTYADASSVCGPLVTRTMHDKNGRSIGDAIVNPTLIVEVLSEGTERYDRDGKFEAYKKIPSFREYVLGSQAERRIEVRTLHEGVWTTLIAGEGETIRIHGRDMAVDTIYK encoded by the coding sequence ATGGTCGCAGCACGGAGTCCGCATTTCGTACCGTACGAAGAGTTTCTCGCCATGGAGGAGGCGAGCGAGGGACGTCACGAGTGGGTCGACGGCGTCGTCTATGCGATGAGCCGCGGGACGCCGGAGCATGGGCGGCTTACGGGCCGCGTTATCGGTCTCGTCCTCACGCCATTGCTCGCAGAAGGCTGCGAGCTCTTCGCATCCGATACGCCCATCTTCATCGAGGCCGCGCGACACCACACGTACGCGGATGCAAGCTCGGTGTGCGGCCCGCTCGTCACGCGGACCATGCACGACAAAAATGGTCGCAGCATCGGCGACGCCATCGTCAACCCCACGCTCATCGTCGAGGTGCTCTCGGAGGGGACCGAGCGCTACGATCGCGACGGGAAGTTCGAAGCGTACAAGAAGATCCCATCCTTCCGTGAATACGTGCTCGGCTCCCAAGCGGAGCGCCGCATCGAGGTGCGAACCCTTCACGAGGGCGTATGGACGACGTTGATCGCAGGCGAAGGCGAGACGATCCGCATTCATGGCCGCGATATGGCCGTCGACACCATTTACAAGTAG